GTCCAAGATTGTTACCGAGGAGAAGAGGCTCTATCCCGGGTATATCGTGGTGGAAATGGAACCAACCGAGGAGGCATTGAAACTTGTGGCCTCGATTCCGGGTGTGACTCATATCTTGGGCACACGGAAAGAGCCGCTGGCATTGGATGAGAATGAGGTTGCTGCTATGCTTGAGCAGATTGAGCAGGGCAGGGATAAGATTCAACCTGAGGCGCCATTTGAAAAGGGGGAAACGGTGAAGGTTACTAAAGGTCCTTTTGCCGGTTTTACCGGAACGGTTGAAGAGATTATGAGTGAGCGGCGTCGGGTTAAGGTAATGGTGACGATATTCGGTCGACCGACACCGATTGACCTTGATT
The window above is part of the candidate division WOR-3 bacterium genome. Proteins encoded here:
- the nusG gene encoding transcription termination/antitermination protein NusG; protein product: MRFFVVHTYTGRERKVKELLEKAIEAQGKKELFGKVILPAEKVARVRKSKIVTEEKRLYPGYIVVEMEPTEEALKLVASIPGVTHILGTRKEPLALDENEVAAMLEQIEQGRDKIQPEAPFEKGETVKVTKGPFAGFTGTVEEIMSERRRVKVMVTIFGRPTPIDLDFLEVQPI